A single window of Nicotiana sylvestris chromosome 3, ASM39365v2, whole genome shotgun sequence DNA harbors:
- the LOC138888125 gene encoding uncharacterized protein, with translation MAPYEALYGRRCRSPVGLFEPAEVPLIGPEFVCEALEKVQLIRERLKAAQSHQKSYSDKRHRELEFTVGDKVFLKVSPMKGVMRKYIHDESHIISADTIEIKEGLTYEEILVGYCGTSLPECE, from the exons atggctccctatgaggcgttgtatgggcggagatgtaggtctccagtGGGTTTATTTGAACCAGCAGAGGTGCCGTTGATTGGTCCAGAGTTTGTTTGTGAGGCcttggaaaaagttcagctaaTTAGAGAAAGACTTAAAGCGGCTCAGAGTCATCAAAAGTCTTATTCTGACAAGAGGCATCGTGAGTTAGAGTTCACGGTTGGTGATAAggtatttttgaaagtttcaccgatgaaaggagttatgag aaAGTACATTCATGATGAGTCGCATATAATATCTGCTGATActatagaaattaaagaaggcttgacttatgaagag ATTCTTGTTGGTTATTGTGGTACCTCCTTGCCGGAGTGTGAGTAA